The genomic DNA ATGGGCTGCTCACGCTCGGAGATCCGTGCGTTTGGCGTGGCCGGACTACTCCACGACATTGGGAAAGTGCGCATTCCCAAAGACATCCTCACCAAGCCAGGCCGACTCACTGATCAAGAAAAAGCCGTGATGGCCACGCACCCGCAAGAAGGCGCGCGCATTCTACTGGAACGCCACAAGGGACTCCAGATGGCTGCGGTCGTGGCGTACGAACACCACATCTGTATTGACGGCAACGGCTACCCGCATTTTCACTTTGATCGCGGGTGCCATTTTGCGAGTCGGCTCGTACACGTGTGCGACGTGTACGACGCGCTCTCCACCAACCGACCATATCGCAAGCCGTGGACGTCGGAGCAGGCGCTGACGTACATCGAACAACGCGAAGGCACGGAGGTGGACCCCGCGATCAGTCGCGCGTTCGGCACGATGGTGCGCGGCTCAACTATTGGGCATGTCCCGATGCCTGAAAATTCGGAGCGCGACGACTAGCGTCGCATCCCACCCGTGCGCGTCACGCCGCCGGACTGCTCTAGCTCGCCAACTCCTTAAGTGCACGCACAAATGCATCGAGTTCGGCCGTGGACGTATACACGGCCGGCGTAATGCGGGCGCCGTGTACACCAGCACCGTCAATGGCCACGGTCCAGATTTTGTACTTGTCGAGCAGCACTTTTGCGAACTCGCCGGGCGCCATCCCCTGCACGCCGACATTCGCAATCGCACACGACCGCGTGGGATCAGCCGGTGTGTTCATCACAATCTTGGGCAGGTTCCGCACGCGGCTCGTCCAATACTGCTGGATATAGCGCAGCCGCGCTTCCTTACGAGCAATGCCGATCATCTCGTGGAAGGCGATCGAGTTCTCAATGGTGAGATCGGTGTGGACGGGATGCGTGCCGGTGTGGTTGAGTTTGCCGATGCTTCCCAGCGGCGCGCCCTCGTCACCAAAGATCGGCCAGAGTTTGGCAATCCGATCTTCCCGCACATACAGAATGCCGGCGCCAAGTGGCGTGGCGAGCCATTTATGGAGCGAGGCGCCGTAGTAATCGCAATGCAAGTCGGGAATTCGATAGTCGAGCTGGGCGAAGGCGTGCGCGCCATCGACCATCACCTCCACCCCTCGAGCATGCGCCATATCGCAAATCGCCCGCACCGGCAGAATATGGCCGGTGATATTCACCATGTGCGGAATCATCAGCAGCCGCGTCCGCGGAGTGAGCGCATTGGCATACACCTGCACCACCTCGGCGTCCGTCTTGGGATTCATCGGAATGTCGATGAACCGGTTCACCATGCCGTGGCGGCGCGCCTGGAGCTTGAACATGTCGATCATGGCGCCGTAGTCCTGATTCGCCATCACCGCTTCATCACCGGGCTTCCAGTCAAAGCCGTTGATGACCGTGTCGAGTGACTCGGTGGTATTGCGTGTAATGATCAACGCGTCGGGCGAACAGCCGGCGAGCGCCGCCAGCTTGGTGCGCACGCGGAGCTTGTCGTCATCCTTGCGCGTCCTCATATAGTGCGACGCTTCCACGTTGATCGCGCGCACGTTCTTGATGAACGCCTCGAGCACCTCTTCAGGCTGAAAACAATAAAAACCGTTTTCCAGATTGATGTAGTCGCTGGTCAGCTTGAACTTGCTGCGCACGGCCGCCCAAAACGGTTCGTCTTCGGCGAGTTGCGCCACTGGCATCGCGGCATAGCGCGCGAACAGCTCCGGCCCGAACACCATCCCCATCGACGCGCCGCCAACGGTCCGCAGAAACTCGCGCTTGTTCATGATATGGCCTCTTAGTTGCCGAACGTGTGGGCGTCGACGTCTTTCAGGAATTTGATCAATCCGCTGTAAAAGATCGGACCGTCGTCATACATGACCATGTGACCCGCGTTCGGGCACAGCAGAAAGCGCCCCTTCGGCAACTGCTTGGACATCCACTCCATATGCTTGGGGTCCATCGTGTCGTACGCCCCGCCAACCACGAGCGTGGGGACCGTGATCGATTTCAAGTCCGCGCTACGATCCCACTTCTCGAGCTTGCCACTGGCCCCCAGTTCACTGGGCCCCTGCATTGGAATGTAGATGTCGTTGTTCACGTGCTTCAGCGCGCGATTCACCGGGTCGGGCCACTCGGCGGCGGGACGACGCAATAAGTGTTTTTCGTAGTGGTTCGGGCCAAGCAACTCCATGTACCGTGGATTCGCATAATCCTTCTTGGCCTCGATCGCCTTGATCTCAGCGAGCACCTTCTGGTCCATCGCTGGCATCAGCACGTTCGTCGCATACTCGTTGTACGCGGGAATGCTCGACATCATACTCGAGATAATGAGCCCCTTGAGGTTCTTGCCATACTTGAGCGCGTATTCCGTGGCCAGCAGGCCGCCCCACGAATGGCCGAGCAAAAAGAAGTTGGTGCTGTCCATGCCGAGGGCTTGGCGCACCTGCTCCACTTCCTCCACAAAACGCTCGGTGCGCCAGAGCGAGGAATCCTTGGGCTGGTCGCTGTAGAACGAGCCCAGTTGGTCGTAGTAGTAGTACTCGATGCCGGCGCCGGGCAAATACGCGTCCGCCGATTCGAAATACTCGTGCGTCATCCCTGGACCGCCGTGCAACAGCAGGAGCTTGATGTGCGGGTTGTTTCCCACACGCTTGGTCCAAACGTTGAACGTCCCCTTGGGCGTCGTGATCTTGATCAAGCGCACGCCGCCGCTGTACGAGTCGGCGCGGCCGGTGGTATCGAAGTAACTCGCCGGCGGCGCGGAGGCCGTGCTGCGGTCGGCAGTCTTTCCGGTGCAGGCGGCTACTACCACCACCGCAGCCAGCGTGATCGCGCGACGGACGAATGCATTCATATAAAACATTGTGAGTTCCTAGGTTGTTTGGGCGTGCATATAATAGTGCGCCAACACCCGATCCCGCGAATACGGGACGGTTACGGTGTCACAATCGCAAAGGTCCCAGGCGATTTGTCGATCAACATAAAGAATCGGATCACGTCGACCTTGCTCCCGGCCACCTTGAGTTGGTCGCTCATCAACGTGTCCTTAAAACCGGCCGTGCCCGCCATCATTTTTACGAAAATGCCTTTCGTCAACGTCAACGTGGCATTCGCATCGGCGGCCGGCGGCGCTTTTCGGAAATGCAGCACGGCATTCTCAATCCACAGCACGAATGATTCCTTCGTGTCCGTGAGCACCAGATTCACCTTGAGCGTCTTCCCCTCGGCGGCAGGCCCATTGAGCCCTGCGGCCATCGCCTCGAGAAAACGTTCGACCGGCGTCTGGGAGAGCAGTTCAATCATCGCGCTGCGATCCACCCCTTTCGTGGGCGGGCCTTCGCGAAGCTCCGCGGCGCCCACCAAATACGTATTCCGCCACGTCGCCGACTCAGCAGCGTATGCCATCTGCTCGTAGCACTGCGCGAGCAGCGCCTTGGCTCCCGTGTGACTAGGCTGTGCGAACACCACTTGATTGAGCAGTTCTGCGGCCCAGCGGTAGTCGCCTTTGCTAAACGACATTTGGGCGGCCGCCACCGCTTTGTCGGCGCCGCCCATCAACTCGACGTAGCGCTTGGCCGATTCCTCAGGCGGGAGTGGATTGAGATTGGCCGGATTCCCGTCGTACGCGCCCACGTAGAACTGATACACGGCTTTCACGTTGTGCCGGAGGTCGCCGTAGTAGCCGCGACTTCCGAATTCCCGCTGGAGCGAAGCAGGCAGTTTTACCTGCTCAGCGATTTCGCGCGGCGTGAAGCCCGCATTGAGTAAGCGCACCGTTTGATCGTGCGTGTACTTGTACACATCGCGCTGCCCCGTGATCAACGCCGTAATTCGCGCGGCACCCCACACGGGCCAGTTATGCGACGCAAACAACACGTCGGCGCTGGCCGTGTGCTCGAGCGCTTGGTCGAGATAATTCGACCACCGCAGGGCATCGCGCGCTTTGGCACCGCGAATCGGCAGGAGGTTGTGCATGGTCTGCACCACGTTCTCCGCGCTGCAGTACGCCTTGCGCTCCGGCACGGAGAAGGTGAGTTCCGCTGGTGCTTCGGCGCCCGGCACATTGTGAAACACAAACCGTACGCCGTCGAGCACCATCTCCTGCGTCGGCGCCGACACAATTTCGGTTGGCATCAGAATGCCAAACGAGCCCGACGTTGCGGTTTTTCCAAGCCCAGCATCCACGAGCCCAGTGGGCGACAATGCAATGTTGCGACCAAACTGATACCGCGCCCGTCGCAGCATCGACGTGCCAACGAGCACATTCTCGCTCGTGGCTTCCTGTACAAATCCGTCGGGCGCCACCACCGGCACCT from Gemmatimonadota bacterium includes the following:
- a CDS encoding MBL fold metallo-hydrolase, which translates into the protein MSRATSRSLLVFVLACAGAACGSRQNEASGGAGASETTRAANAQMAASLSLNDPQDFDDAKRGLIARPTGTIIGPDGAVIVDFDAFKFEDGPAPATVNPSLWRHAQLNAQIGLFKVTDGIYQLRGFDLANMTLIDGKSGWIVVDPLTSSETAAAALAFARTHLSNKPVSAVIFTHSHIDHFGGVLGVLSVADAKARQVPVVAPDGFVQEATSENVLVGTSMLRRARYQFGRNIALSPTGLVDAGLGKTATSGSFGILMPTEIVSAPTQEMVLDGVRFVFHNVPGAEAPAELTFSVPERKAYCSAENVVQTMHNLLPIRGAKARDALRWSNYLDQALEHTASADVLFASHNWPVWGAARITALITGQRDVYKYTHDQTVRLLNAGFTPREIAEQVKLPASLQREFGSRGYYGDLRHNVKAVYQFYVGAYDGNPANLNPLPPEESAKRYVELMGGADKAVAAAQMSFSKGDYRWAAELLNQVVFAQPSHTGAKALLAQCYEQMAYAAESATWRNTYLVGAAELREGPPTKGVDRSAMIELLSQTPVERFLEAMAAGLNGPAAEGKTLKVNLVLTDTKESFVLWIENAVLHFRKAPPAADANATLTLTKGIFVKMMAGTAGFKDTLMSDQLKVAGSKVDVIRFFMLIDKSPGTFAIVTP
- a CDS encoding proline iminopeptidase-family hydrolase, which produces MNAFVRRAITLAAVVVVAACTGKTADRSTASAPPASYFDTTGRADSYSGGVRLIKITTPKGTFNVWTKRVGNNPHIKLLLLHGGPGMTHEYFESADAYLPGAGIEYYYYDQLGSFYSDQPKDSSLWRTERFVEEVEQVRQALGMDSTNFFLLGHSWGGLLATEYALKYGKNLKGLIISSMMSSIPAYNEYATNVLMPAMDQKVLAEIKAIEAKKDYANPRYMELLGPNHYEKHLLRRPAAEWPDPVNRALKHVNNDIYIPMQGPSELGASGKLEKWDRSADLKSITVPTLVVGGAYDTMDPKHMEWMSKQLPKGRFLLCPNAGHMVMYDDGPIFYSGLIKFLKDVDAHTFGN
- a CDS encoding aminotransferase class V-fold PLP-dependent enzyme — protein: MNKREFLRTVGGASMGMVFGPELFARYAAMPVAQLAEDEPFWAAVRSKFKLTSDYINLENGFYCFQPEEVLEAFIKNVRAINVEASHYMRTRKDDDKLRVRTKLAALAGCSPDALIITRNTTESLDTVINGFDWKPGDEAVMANQDYGAMIDMFKLQARRHGMVNRFIDIPMNPKTDAEVVQVYANALTPRTRLLMIPHMVNITGHILPVRAICDMAHARGVEVMVDGAHAFAQLDYRIPDLHCDYYGASLHKWLATPLGAGILYVREDRIAKLWPIFGDEGAPLGSIGKLNHTGTHPVHTDLTIENSIAFHEMIGIARKEARLRYIQQYWTSRVRNLPKIVMNTPADPTRSCAIANVGVQGMAPGEFAKVLLDKYKIWTVAIDGAGVHGARITPAVYTSTAELDAFVRALKELAS